Proteins from one Clostridia bacterium genomic window:
- a CDS encoding ABC transporter permease, which yields MLRYILKRFIISLITIWVLTTIVFFLIRVLPGDPFTSEKTTPQIKESMMKYYGLDKPIYVQYAKYIKNLLQGDMGYSLKFKNRTVNQVIINAFPNSAELGIRALMIAIPIGILLGIISALNHNKAWDYGSMIVAVIGVSVPSFIIGGLLQYVFAIKLNWLPVAQWKGFEYTILPSFALALSTLALIARLMRASMLEVTGQDYILTAEAKGLPVYKIVWKHQIRNAILPVITVLGPIAAALITGTFVIEQIFAIPGLGKHYVNGIQSLDYTLVLGLTIFYGAFVIILNFIVDIIYGFVDPRIRATR from the coding sequence TTGCTGAGGTATATTTTAAAGAGGTTCATTATTTCACTTATTACTATTTGGGTATTGACGACAATTGTATTCTTCCTAATCAGAGTTTTACCTGGCGATCCCTTCACATCAGAAAAGACCACCCCACAGATCAAGGAAAGTATGATGAAATACTATGGGCTGGATAAACCAATATATGTGCAATATGCCAAGTACATAAAGAATCTGCTGCAGGGCGATATGGGCTACTCCCTGAAGTTCAAGAACAGGACTGTTAATCAGGTTATAATTAATGCATTTCCAAATTCTGCAGAGCTGGGTATAAGAGCATTAATGATTGCTATTCCAATAGGTATTCTACTTGGTATTATTTCTGCGCTAAACCATAACAAGGCTTGGGATTACGGGAGTATGATTGTTGCGGTTATTGGTGTATCGGTACCAAGCTTTATTATTGGAGGATTGCTGCAGTATGTTTTTGCAATAAAGCTCAATTGGCTTCCTGTTGCTCAATGGAAGGGATTCGAATACACAATACTTCCTTCCTTTGCATTGGCACTTAGTACGCTGGCGTTGATTGCACGGCTGATGAGGGCAAGCATGCTGGAGGTTACAGGACAGGATTATATATTAACTGCAGAAGCAAAGGGGCTTCCGGTATATAAGATTGTTTGGAAGCATCAGATAAGAAATGCAATACTGCCGGTTATTACTGTACTGGGACCTATTGCTGCAGCTCTAATCACTGGTACCTTTGTTATTGAACAAATCTTTGCAATACCGGGTCTGGGGAAGCACTACGTAAACGGCATTCAGAGCCTGGACTATACGCTTGTATTGGGGCTGACGATTTTCTATGGAGCTTTTGTCATAATACTAAACTTTATTGTTGATATAATATATGGGTTTGTTGACCCTAGAATAAGGGCTACAAGATAG
- a CDS encoding acetate kinase, giving the protein MKILVINCGSSSLKYQLIDMKNEEVIAKGLAERIGIEGSVLKHQPKDSDKITIERPMPTHKEALQTLVDALTDKNYGVIKDMGEVAAVGHRVVHAGEKFAYSVMLDEDVMGALKECIEIAPLHNPPNIIGIEACRHIMPNVPMVGVFDTAFHQTMPKEAYIYAIPYEFYEKYKIRRYGFHGTSHKYVSEKAAEMLGKPLEQLKLITCHLGNGASIAAVKYGKSVETSMGFTPLEGLAMGTRSGDIDPAIIKYLSEKENMSVAKVDDMLNKKSGVLGISGVSSDFRDVEEAADNGNEKAKLALDVYVHKVKKYIGAYAAIMNGADAIIFTAGLGENSDFIRSAVCKDMSFLGIELDEAKNKVRGKEVDLSKAGSKVKVLLVPTNEELMIARDTKKIINK; this is encoded by the coding sequence ATGAAAATTCTGGTTATTAATTGCGGCAGCTCATCGTTGAAGTATCAATTGATTGATATGAAAAACGAAGAAGTTATTGCAAAGGGTCTGGCAGAAAGGATAGGAATTGAGGGTTCGGTTCTAAAGCACCAACCTAAGGATTCTGACAAAATAACAATAGAAAGACCTATGCCAACACACAAAGAGGCTCTGCAGACACTTGTAGATGCTTTAACAGATAAGAACTATGGTGTTATAAAGGATATGGGAGAGGTAGCTGCAGTAGGACATAGAGTAGTTCATGCAGGAGAGAAGTTCGCTTATTCAGTAATGTTGGATGAAGATGTAATGGGTGCACTGAAAGAGTGTATAGAAATAGCTCCATTGCACAATCCACCGAATATCATAGGTATCGAAGCATGCAGGCATATAATGCCTAATGTTCCTATGGTGGGAGTATTTGATACAGCCTTCCATCAGACTATGCCAAAGGAAGCATACATATATGCTATACCTTATGAATTCTATGAAAAGTATAAAATTAGAAGATATGGCTTCCACGGAACATCCCACAAATATGTTTCGGAAAAAGCAGCAGAAATGCTTGGCAAACCTCTAGAGCAGCTGAAGCTTATAACCTGCCATCTGGGCAATGGTGCTAGCATTGCAGCAGTAAAGTATGGCAAATCTGTAGAGACCAGCATGGGTTTTACACCTCTTGAAGGTCTTGCAATGGGAACAAGGTCAGGAGATATTGACCCTGCAATAATAAAATATCTGTCAGAAAAAGAAAACATGAGCGTTGCAAAGGTTGATGATATGCTAAATAAGAAGTCCGGTGTATTGGGCATATCCGGTGTAAGCAGCGATTTCAGAGATGTGGAAGAAGCTGCGGATAATGGCAACGAAAAGGCGAAGCTGGCTCTTGATGTATACGTTCATAAGGTCAAGAAGTATATAGGTGCATATGCTGCAATAATGAATGGTGCAGATGCAATCATATTTACAGCTGGCCTGGGTGAAAATTCAGACTTTATAAGAAGTGCAGTATGCAAGGATATGAGTTTTCTTGGAATAGAACTTGATGAAGCGAAGAATAAAGTAAGAGGCAAGGAAGTAGACTTGTCAAAAGCCGGTTCAAAGGTAAAAGTACTTCTTGTACCGACAAATGAGGAGCTTATGATTGCAAGAGATACAAAAAAGATTATAAACAAATAA
- a CDS encoding nucleotidyltransferase translates to MMKTVGIISEYNPFHNGHKYHLQAAKEACGADYAVCIMSGSFVQRGEPAIFDKWSRARMAVMNGADLVIELPVVYACQPAEIFALGAVKILNSMGVIDYICFGSELGDTDALHELAKLLHNEPDAFKKLLKAQLDQGLSYPKAISNALSSYMGAEEQSNTDDILRNPNNVLGIEYIKALMALRSRIEPVAVKRIASEHNDTGITGNIASATAVRNEIKEKGISEKVRLSVPQNSIDIIEANITSNRHPLYLNDFSDLLLYRLRMIEEAELRKYLNVREGIEYRLKKYAQTSSNCEELIEAVSTKRYTRTYIQRLLCHLLLDMQKNDIALFKDLNCPSYIRVLAFNENGTRLIKEMKDLSTYPVITKVADFKCQDERITRMFAYDILSTNIYNLAYRTPAYKKGSEDYLTSPYYYKG, encoded by the coding sequence ATGATGAAAACTGTAGGAATAATCTCTGAATACAATCCCTTCCATAATGGTCACAAATACCACCTTCAGGCTGCAAAGGAAGCCTGCGGTGCAGACTATGCCGTCTGCATCATGAGCGGCAGCTTTGTACAAAGGGGAGAGCCTGCCATATTTGACAAATGGTCAAGAGCGCGGATGGCTGTTATGAATGGAGCAGACCTTGTTATTGAGCTGCCCGTGGTGTATGCCTGTCAGCCTGCAGAAATATTTGCTTTAGGCGCAGTAAAGATATTGAACTCCATGGGAGTTATTGATTATATCTGCTTTGGCAGTGAGCTGGGGGATACTGATGCACTCCATGAGTTGGCAAAGCTGCTCCACAATGAACCGGACGCTTTTAAAAAGCTTCTCAAAGCTCAGCTGGATCAAGGTCTCTCATATCCTAAAGCAATATCAAATGCCCTGTCTTCTTATATGGGAGCCGAAGAACAATCAAATACCGATGATATATTGAGAAATCCCAATAATGTATTGGGGATAGAGTATATCAAAGCTCTGATGGCTTTGAGAAGCCGAATAGAACCTGTCGCTGTAAAACGCATTGCAAGCGAACATAATGATACAGGCATTACTGGTAATATTGCAAGTGCTACAGCAGTCAGAAATGAAATAAAAGAGAAGGGCATCTCAGAAAAGGTCAGACTGTCAGTGCCCCAAAATTCAATAGATATAATTGAAGCCAATATTACGTCAAACAGACACCCACTGTACCTGAATGACTTTTCCGATCTATTGCTTTACAGACTCAGGATGATTGAAGAAGCAGAGCTAAGGAAATACCTTAATGTCAGAGAGGGCATTGAATATAGGCTGAAGAAGTATGCACAGACCAGCTCCAACTGTGAAGAATTAATCGAAGCAGTCAGCACAAAGCGTTATACCAGAACATATATACAGCGGCTTCTCTGTCATCTGCTCCTTGATATGCAAAAGAATGACATAGCACTCTTTAAAGATCTGAATTGTCCTTCTTACATAAGAGTGCTTGCTTTTAATGAAAATGGAACTCGTCTAATAAAAGAGATGAAAGACCTATCCACCTATCCGGTTATTACGAAGGTGGCGGATTTCAAATGCCAAGATGAACGGATCACAAGAATGTTCGCTTATGATATATTATCTACTAACATTTACAATCTTGCATATAGAACCCCCGCTTATAAAAAGGGCTCGGAGGATTATCTCACTTCTCCGTATTATTATAAGGGGTAA
- the ylbJ gene encoding sporulation integral membrane protein YlbJ, whose protein sequence is MNRNNISTFVYSIIFCLIVVCIIAYPSEAFSAASDGLKLWFNVVCPALLPFFICVEILIGLGIVSFFGSAFKPLMRPVFKVPGEGSFGFFMSMSSGYPVGAKITAKLRQEMLCTPIEGQRLLSLCSTSGPLFIIGAVAAGIMNNPALGFFLAVSHYLSAVTIGFLMRYYGKDKANNRNDRISNPIADMLNYRQKDGRTIGVLMGDAVKNGVNLILMIGGFIIFFSVITSMLKISGFLSFFSIMLSKAIPFDTVTPDIISSFLIGFMEVTNGAKACSALQVPLIYKTIMVSFMIGFGGLSVNAQVMSIVAETDLKFGIYFIFKIVQGIIAALYSFILFAWFSNLQVFNLYETANAGMWDTVTNSSWINVFIESSINMLFIFAFMLVVFIIKNKKRLLHQSLSR, encoded by the coding sequence ATGAACAGGAATAATATCTCCACCTTTGTATATTCCATTATTTTCTGCCTTATTGTAGTCTGCATAATCGCATATCCCAGCGAGGCTTTCTCTGCCGCATCTGACGGCCTTAAGCTATGGTTCAATGTAGTCTGCCCTGCTCTTCTCCCGTTCTTTATCTGCGTTGAAATACTAATCGGCTTGGGGATAGTGAGCTTTTTCGGTTCCGCCTTCAAGCCGCTCATGCGACCTGTATTCAAGGTTCCCGGTGAAGGCTCCTTCGGTTTTTTTATGAGCATGTCCTCCGGATATCCTGTTGGTGCCAAGATTACCGCCAAGCTTCGTCAGGAAATGCTTTGTACACCTATTGAGGGGCAAAGGCTTTTGAGTCTATGCAGCACCTCAGGTCCACTTTTCATAATCGGTGCTGTTGCTGCCGGCATTATGAACAACCCCGCCCTTGGCTTCTTTCTTGCAGTTTCGCACTACTTATCAGCAGTAACAATAGGATTTCTAATGAGATATTATGGAAAAGACAAGGCAAACAATAGAAATGACCGTATATCTAATCCGATAGCAGATATGCTGAATTACAGACAGAAGGATGGACGTACTATTGGGGTGCTTATGGGAGACGCAGTAAAAAACGGAGTAAATCTTATACTTATGATTGGCGGGTTTATCATTTTCTTCTCTGTAATAACAAGCATGTTGAAAATATCAGGCTTTTTAAGCTTCTTTTCTATTATGCTGTCAAAGGCAATCCCTTTCGATACTGTTACCCCTGATATTATATCCAGCTTCCTTATAGGCTTCATGGAGGTCACAAATGGGGCCAAGGCATGCTCGGCACTACAAGTACCACTGATATATAAAACTATCATGGTAAGCTTTATGATAGGTTTTGGAGGGCTCTCTGTCAATGCTCAGGTAATGAGCATAGTTGCTGAAACAGATTTAAAATTCGGTATCTATTTTATTTTTAAAATAGTACAGGGTATTATAGCTGCGCTTTACTCATTTATTCTCTTTGCATGGTTTTCTAATCTTCAGGTTTTCAATCTGTATGAGACAGCTAATGCCGGTATGTGGGATACTGTCACAAATTCTAGCTGGATTAATGTTTTTATTGAATCTTCCATTAACATGCTGTTTATATTTGCCTTTATGCTGGTGGTTTTCATTATCAAAAACAAAAAAAGGCTTTTACATCAAAGCCTCTCCAGGTAA
- a CDS encoding ATPase: MEVMLLLDALEDILEKAPNLPLSSKTMINREELLEIIRDIRIKLPDEIKQAQWIKEERQKILIEAKKEAEALRRESEEKMLKIKDERQKVLAEAEKEAEILRREADRKIQELIDESDIMKKASEQAKELIIAAQIDAKKIRLGSKAYADELLAELEKHAAGVIETIRSNRDELKNHKS; the protein is encoded by the coding sequence ATGGAGGTTATGTTGCTACTTGACGCACTTGAGGATATTTTGGAAAAGGCGCCGAACCTGCCTTTGTCAAGTAAGACTATGATAAATAGGGAAGAATTGCTTGAAATTATCAGGGATATAAGAATTAAGCTGCCTGACGAGATAAAGCAGGCACAGTGGATTAAGGAAGAAAGACAGAAGATCCTTATTGAAGCAAAGAAAGAGGCAGAAGCCCTAAGACGGGAAAGCGAAGAAAAGATGTTAAAAATTAAGGACGAACGCCAAAAGGTTCTTGCAGAAGCTGAGAAAGAGGCGGAAATCCTTAGGAGAGAAGCAGACAGGAAGATTCAGGAGCTCATTGACGAAAGCGATATAATGAAAAAGGCAAGTGAACAAGCTAAGGAATTAATAATAGCTGCTCAAATTGATGCTAAAAAAATAAGGCTTGGCTCCAAAGCTTATGCAGATGAGCTGCTGGCAGAGCTTGAAAAGCATGCAGCAGGCGTTATAGAAACTATAAGAAGCAATAGAGACGAGCTTAAGAACCACAAGAGTTAA
- the coaD gene encoding pantetheine-phosphate adenylyltransferase, with amino-acid sequence MKIAICPGSFDPATNGHIDIIQRSAKLFDKVIVAVSNNPNKKPLFSVEERVEIIKKTCSSIENLEIDSFSGLLIEYAKSKNANAIVKGLRAVSDFEYELQMALMNKKLNPEIETVFMMTSSKYSYLSSSLVKEVARLGGCIRGLVPEMIEEEIYKKI; translated from the coding sequence TTGAAAATTGCAATTTGCCCTGGAAGCTTTGATCCTGCTACCAATGGGCATATTGATATAATCCAAAGATCAGCGAAGCTTTTTGACAAGGTTATAGTTGCAGTGTCGAATAATCCAAATAAAAAACCACTTTTTTCGGTGGAAGAAAGAGTGGAAATAATAAAAAAAACCTGCAGCTCCATTGAAAATCTTGAAATTGACAGTTTTTCAGGACTGTTGATAGAATATGCCAAGAGCAAGAATGCCAATGCAATTGTAAAGGGCTTAAGAGCTGTTTCGGATTTTGAATACGAACTTCAGATGGCTCTTATGAATAAAAAACTGAATCCGGAGATAGAAACAGTATTTATGATGACAAGCAGCAAATACTCATATTTAAGCTCCAGCCTGGTAAAGGAAGTGGCACGGCTTGGGGGCTGCATAAGAGGCTTGGTACCAGAAATGATAGAAGAAGAAATATACAAAAAGATTTAA